The following are encoded together in the Pirellulales bacterium genome:
- a CDS encoding DUF1015 domain-containing protein, producing MPDIQPFRGLRYDQKHVGDLTNVVCPPYDVIDASLHDHLYKLHPANFVRVELNREEPGDDQANNKYARAARFLANWRTEGVLQAETQPAFYVYHQIFQANGKTVTRRGFMGRCRLTRFGQGQVFPHEETLSGPKADRLLLMKACQANLSQIFGLFPDPTNTIQNQLEAHLGTTAPLEARDHLGVIHRMWPITSPELCATVTRLMSDKQIFIADGHHRYETACNYRDEIAAANGGSLPDHHPANFVLMMCVGMDDPGLLVLPTHRLFRGLAPMTAMELATKLNPYFSTRIVGEGAGQAASVWQEIETGNNQGTLGLFTQSDERWTLAQLSPAGQQKMAEIAQEHSTDWHGLGVAILHRLLVETILGAKDLPKAKYVHSVEEVVESLEAGDVAGRDATGVVSSGGRFELAALVMPATVDHIRRISLHNEVMPAKSTYFYPKLLGGLVVNPLE from the coding sequence ATGCCCGACATTCAACCCTTTCGCGGATTGCGTTACGACCAAAAACATGTGGGAGATCTGACTAACGTGGTCTGCCCTCCCTATGACGTGATCGATGCCTCCCTGCACGACCACCTGTACAAACTGCATCCGGCTAATTTCGTGCGGGTGGAACTGAACCGCGAGGAACCGGGGGATGATCAGGCCAACAACAAATACGCCCGCGCGGCCCGGTTTTTGGCCAATTGGCGAACAGAGGGTGTGTTACAAGCCGAAACCCAACCTGCGTTTTACGTCTATCACCAGATTTTTCAGGCCAATGGCAAAACCGTGACCCGCCGCGGATTCATGGGTCGCTGTCGGTTAACGCGGTTCGGCCAGGGGCAGGTCTTTCCCCATGAGGAAACGCTGAGCGGTCCCAAGGCCGACCGACTGCTACTGATGAAAGCCTGTCAGGCAAATCTGAGCCAGATTTTTGGCTTGTTTCCCGATCCCACCAACACTATCCAGAACCAACTGGAAGCGCATCTGGGGACTACAGCCCCGCTAGAAGCACGGGACCACTTGGGCGTTATCCACCGGATGTGGCCTATTACCAGTCCCGAACTGTGCGCCACCGTGACCCGCCTGATGAGCGATAAGCAAATATTTATCGCGGATGGCCACCATCGTTACGAGACCGCCTGCAACTATCGCGATGAAATCGCCGCGGCCAACGGCGGTTCACTGCCGGACCACCACCCGGCGAATTTTGTCCTGATGATGTGCGTCGGCATGGACGATCCGGGCCTGTTGGTGTTACCAACCCATCGCCTGTTTCGGGGATTAGCGCCCATGACCGCAATGGAACTGGCCACCAAGCTTAACCCCTATTTCTCCACCCGCATCGTGGGTGAAGGAGCTGGCCAGGCCGCTAGCGTCTGGCAAGAGATCGAAACCGGCAATAATCAAGGGACGCTGGGCCTATTCACCCAGTCGGATGAAAGGTGGACGCTAGCGCAGCTTAGTCCCGCCGGTCAGCAGAAAATGGCGGAGATCGCGCAGGAACATTCGACGGACTGGCACGGCCTGGGGGTGGCGATTTTGCACCGATTGCTGGTGGAGACGATTTTGGGAGCCAAAGACCTGCCTAAGGCCAAATATGTCCACTCGGTCGAAGAAGTGGTCGAATCGCTGGAAGCGGGAGACGTGGCGGGGCGCGACGCCACTGGCGTGGTGAGCAGCGGGGGGCGGTTTGAACTGGCGGCGCTGGTCATGCCCGCGACGGTGGACCATATCCGCCGGATCAGCCTGCACAATGAAGTCATGCCCGCCAAGAGCACGTATTTTTACCCCAAGCTGCTAGGTGGGCTGGTGGTGAACCCGCTGGAGTAA